The Natrinema saccharevitans genome includes the window CAGAGGCTCGTGACCTCCGCGTCGATATCCCGCCAGACCTGCCCCTCCTCCTTGTCGGTCAGCAGCCGCTCGTCGATGGTCTCGAGCGACGTCGAGATCTCCCGCAGTTTCGACTTGACCGTCTTCCGGCGGGCCTCGGTCGGGTGGGCGGTAAACGTCGGCTCGATCAGGACGTCGTCGAGTACCTGCCGGACGGTCTCGACGTCGGCCTCACCCAACTCGGCGGCCGCGGTCTCGAGGCTATCTTCGAGGGTCCCCTCCTGAGACGCGGTCCGAATGGTCCGAACCCGCTCGCGCTCCTCGGCGAGATTGATCAACTCGAAGTAGGTGGTAAACGCCCGGGCGACGATCCGTTGCTGGTGGGGCGACAGTCCCTCGAGTTCCGCGATCAGCGGCTCCCGGGACTCGAGGTCGCCCGACCGGTACTCGATCGCGGTACGACGACAGGACTCGACGGTCTCGAACGCGCGCCGTGAGGTCTGGCCCTCGAGGACGTCGCCGAGCAACGCCCCGAGTTCGCGGACGTCCTGGCGGACGTTCCTGTTGTGGAGTCGCATATCCCGTCCGTACGGGGCCCACGGGAAAAACCCTCGGTGGCACACTCGGACGGAACGACGGTGACGGCCGGGGGCCATGTATTCCGGTAGCTGTAGGGGGTTGGGGTGACGACGGTTCCGATTCACTAATCGCGCGTCTCATCCGTGTGAGAATAGATAGCAGGATAGAACGTCAGCCACAAGAATAATATCATCCTACTACTGTCAGTACCGACATGAGTATCCGTTCTGCAGTGGTTCTCGCCGCAGGGGAGGGGAAACGGCTGCGGCCGCTGACGACACATCGGCCGAAGCCGATGCTCCCTGCGGCGACCAAACCGATCCTCGAGCACGTCTTCGACGCGCTCGTCGACGCCGGGATCACGGAGATCACCGTCGTCGTCGGGTACGGCAGGACACACGTGCAATCTCATTTCGGGTCGACGTACCGAGACGCGTCGCTCGACTACGTGATTCAGGACAAGCAACTCGGCAGCGGTCACGCCCTGCTAGCCGCTGAATCCGAGGTGTCGGAACCTCGTCTCGTCGTCAACGGTGATCAGCTCGTTGCCCAGCGGATCATCACGGACGTTCGCGAAGCACACGTCGGGACCGACGCGATCGCGACGCTCGGACTCATTCGAGACGCGGCCGTCGAGGAGTACGGCGGGGTGATCCTCGACGACGACGGCCAGATCGCGGAGGTCGTCGAACGGCCCCGCGACGATCGCAGCTATCACCTCAATGCTGGGGTCTACGCGTTCGAGCCGGCCCTGTTCGAGTACCTCCGCGGCCCGGAACCGCACCTGAACGAGTACTCGCTTGTCGATGGACTCGCGAATGCGATCGCCGCCGACGAGTCCGTCCGCGGTATCCCGTCCGACGGGATCTGGATCGACGCCACGTATCCGTGGGATCTCCTCGACGTGACGGCGACGCTCCTCGAGAGCAACGACGGCGTCGAGAGTCGAGTCTCGCCCGACGCGCAGGTCCACGAGTCGGCGACACTCCTCGAGCCGGTCGTGATCGGGCCCGACTGTGTCGTCGGGCCCGGTGCCGTCGTCGGGCCGACCGTCGCTCTCGGCGAAAACGCGACGATCGGAGCCAATGCCGTCGTCGAGAACAGCGTCGTCGACGCCGATGCCCGCGTCGGTGCGAACGCGACGCTCGTCGACTGTGTCACCGGGCGGCGCGTCCGGATCGGCGCCGGTTCGACCGTCGTCGGTGGACCCGGCGACGTTCGCGTGGGAAGCACTATCTACGAGGACGCACCGCTGGGTGCCGTGATCGCCGACCGGGTTCACGACGACGGTGGCGTCACCTACGCGCCGGGGACGATCATCGGTCCCAATGCGGACCTCACGGCTGGAACGCGCGTGGCAGGCGTGATCGACGGTGGGGCGGAGGTGCAGTGAGATGTGCGGGATCGTTGGCTACGTCGGTGCGCCGGATGGGGCCGCTGCCGTCGACATCGTGCTCGACGGCCTGTCGACCCTCGAGTACCGCGGCTACGACTCCGCCGGCCTCGCCGTGCCGTCACCGTCGCTGGCAGTCCACAAGGCAAAGGGCGAACTCGAGGCGCTCGAGGACACGGTTCCTCGTGGCGACCTCGCGGGTGCACTGACGGGAATCGGCCATACTCGCTGGAGTACGCACGGCGAACCGTCGGACGTCAACGCACATCCCCACACCGACGAGGCGGGTCGGGTCGCCGTCGTCCACAACGGCATCATCGAGAACTACCAGCGCCTGCGCGACGATCTCACGGAGGCCGGTGTCGCGTTCCGCAGCGAGACCGACACCGAAGTCGTCCCGCACCTGATCGGCCGGTATCTCGACCGCGGGGCCGCTCCCGAAGACGCGTTCCGCCGGTCGATCGATCAGCTCGAGGGCAGTTACGCAATCGCGGCCGTCTTCGATGGATCCGAGACAGTGTACGCGGCCCGGCAGGACTCCCCGCTCGTCGTCGGCGTCGGCGAGACCGGGACCTACCTCGCGAGCGACGTACCCGCGTTCGTCCGGCACACCGACCGCGTCTGCTATCTCGAAAACGGGGACTTCGCACGGCTGACCGGTAATAAGGCGGTTATCACTGACGACGACGGGAACCCCGTCGATCGACCGACCGAAACCGTAGCGTGGGATCCCGAGGACGCCGAAAAGAGCGGCTACGACCACTACATGCTCAAGGAGATCCACGAGCAGCCGTCGGCCCTCCGTCAGTGTCTCCGCGGCCGCATCGACGACCTCGAGGGGACAGTTACACTAGAGGACCTCGACGGTCTCGCCCACGACGGGCCGGTCCAGTTCGTCGCCTGCGGGACGTCGTACCACGCGGCGCTGGTCGGCGCGGAACGGCTCCGGCGGACCGGCATTCCTGCACAGGTGTTTCTCGCCAGCGAGTACGCGACCGACCGCGTGCCCGTCGGCGCGGACACGCTGGTCGTCGGCGTCACCCAGAGCGGCGAGACCGCCGACACGTTACGCGCGCTTCGGGAGGCCGCTCGCGCTGGGGCGACAACGCTGGCCGTGACCAATACCGTAGGGAGTTCCGCCGCCCGCGAGTGTGATCACGCACTCTACATCCGGGCCGGCCCCGAGATCGGCGTCGCCGCAACGAAGACCTTCGCGAGCCAGCAGCTCGCGCTCGACCTGTTGGCGGCGGCGCTCGGTGACGGCTCGGATCGTGCGGCCCTCAAGGCGCTCCGGGATATCCCCGGCCAGGTTCAGACGATCCTCGAGACGAGCGACGCCAGAGCCGTCGCCGAGGCGTTCGTCGACGCCGACGGCTACTTCTTCATCGGTCGGGGCTACCACTACCCGGTCGCGCTCGAGGGCGCGCTCAAAATGAAAGAGATCACGTATCGGCACGCCGAGGGGTTCGCCGCCGGCGAGCTGAAACACGGCCCGCTCGCGCTCGTGACCGAGAACACGCCGGTGTTCGCCGTCGTCACCGGTGACGACGAGGCCGCCCGGAAGACGATCGGCAACGTGAAAGAAGTCGAAGCTCGCGACGCGCCCGTCGTCGCGATCACTGACGGCGAATCCGACGTGACTCGCTATGCCGACCACGTCCTCGAGATTCCCGCCATTGACGAACTGAGCGCGTCGGTACTTGCGAACGTCCAGCTACAGTTGGTCGCCTACTGGGTCGCGAACCAGTTGGGGCGGTCGATCGACAAACCGCGGAACCTCGCGAAAAGCGTGACTGTCGAATGACTGGCGTCGGGTCATTCGGTGGGTGCGGACGGCGACACGAATTGGGATTTCTTAAGTGATAGCGATGGCGCAGTGGGACCAGTGAGCCGTATCGAGTTGCTCGTTGCGATCCTCGCCGGGATCGTCCAAGGAATCGTCGAGTGGTTACCCGTCTCGAGCCAGGGAAATCTCGCTCTGTTTCTGACGGTCGTGGGGACTGATCCCGGAGTTGCGGTCCAGTTAGCGCTGTTCATGCAGGTCGGGACGACGCTGTCGGCCGCGACGTACTACCGCGCGGAAATCGCGGCGGCCGTCAGGGCGGTCCCCAGCTGGCGGCCCGACGCCGCCTACGACGGGGCGAATGCGATCCCGTCGTACATCGTCGTCGCGACGGCGATGACCGGCCTCGTCGGGATTCCCCTCTACGTCTTCGCGGTCGATCTCGCCGGTCGGCTCACCGGCGGCGTCTTCATCGCCGCGATCGGCGTCCTGCTGGTACTGACCGGCGTCCTCCAACTGGTGTCGGAGTCCGTCTCGATGGGTATCCGCGACGCGCCGACCCTCTCGGACTCGGTGCTCGTCGGGGCCGTGCAGGGCGTCGCGATCCTCCCCGGGATCTCGCGGTCGGGCGTGACGACGAGCGCATTGCTCTTTCGGAGTTACGATCCACCGGCCGCGTTCCGCCTGTCGTTTCTGCTGTCGATCCCCGCCAGCCTGGGGGCGGCCGCGCTCACCATGGCGGGTGCCGGCGGCCTGCCGGGCATCGAACCGGTCCCGGCGCTGGCGGCTCTCGGAGTGAGCGCCGTCGTCGGCTACCTGACGATCGACGCGCTCATGCGGATCGTCGATCGCGTCCCGTTCTGGCTCGTCTGTTTCGGTCTCGGCGGGCTGGCGATCGTCGGCGGGGGCGTCGTCGCCGTCGTCGTGTGAGATAGCGTTTCTCCCGTCGGAACAGTACCGTGTATCGAAACGCGTCGGTAGCTTGCCCCGTATCAGGATAGCTGCCGTCTCCGACCGTCGGCACCGTGGCAAACAGGCTCTTTCGCAAGCGGACGGTCGACAGTGGCCGATCCGCTCGAGCGGAGGGGGCTCTCTCATTACTGAAAGCCGTTTCGCCGTCTCGGTCGCAACGGCTCGGCAGCGGACTCAGTCCGCACAAAAAGACTATATACGAATCCTGAATTGGTGCCACCGAGATGCAACTGACGAACGATGAGACGGGCACCTACCCGGTCCTGGAGGCCCTCGAAGGGGAACGCTGCTCGTTCTGTGACCGAGGCCGACTCGTGCGAGGGAGCTACAAGGGAAACGCGGCCGTGATCTGTGACACGTGCGAGACGCCGGGCGCGCAACTCTGGTAGGCGGCGTCGGTAACGAAAGCATGATACTCCCGCATACTTACCTGCCGGATGATGCCTACTGACGACGACGCGGACCACCTCGGGGACGCGACCGCGTCGTTTCTCGCGGATCATGAGGATGGCGAGGGTGCACTCGAGGCCGCCCTCGCGGTCGACGCCGACCACGAGACGTGGACGTTCGACGATGTGGATCTAGACTCCGGCACGTTCGGCGAACTCGTCTCTCGCGGGATCGTCGAAACGGTCGACGACGAGTATCGGGTTGCGGACGCCGACGTCGTCGGGGCGGTCCTGACGGGTGACGAACTCGAGTCGGCGGCGGGAGACGACGGGGTCACGGTCGACCTCGGCCTCGAGCAGTTCCGGAACGCCGTCGATCCGCGGGCGCTGGCGGCGCTGCTGGGGGCCCTACTGGTTGTCGCAGCGGCCCGGATGACGGCCTATCGGTCGGTGTTCCAGCAGGGGTACGTGGTGTCGCCGGGGAACGACCCGTACTACTTCCGGTACTGGATGGAGCGACTCGTGGCGGAGACCTCGGGGCCGACGGAGTACGGGATACTGGTGGATCCCCCTCACAGCGTCGCAATAAAGCGACCGTTCGCCCACGCGACGAACTGGTTCGTCGCCGAGTTACTCGGCGGTGGACAGGGGGCAGCCGACACCGTCGCGGCCTGGCTCCCCGTCGTCGCGTCCGTCGCGCTCGGGCTCGTTATCTACAAGATCACTGTTCTGCTGACTCGAGACGTTCGCGTCGGGATCTCCTCGGTCCTCGTCTTCGCCGTGACGCCGATCCACGCGGTCTACACGGGGTTGGGGTTCATCGACCACCAGCTCCACCAGTACTTCTGGCTCGGCATCACGCTGCTGACGCTGACGTGGCTCGCCGTCGACCTTCAGCGGCGGCTCGAGGCCGGAGCCGAGCCGCAGGCGAGCGTGCGGGCACAGCTTCGAACGCCGCTGACGTGGGTCGTCGCGCTCGTCTTCGGCTGCTCGGTCGCGGCTGGAATCCACGCCTGGGGCGGCTCGCCGTTACTGCTGCTCCCGCTCGCGGGCTACGTCGCGTTGCGGGTCGCGATGGACGCTCGAGCGAACGTTTCGCCCGTCCTCGCGAACCTGCCGTTACTCGCGGGGCTCGCGCTCGGGAGCTGGCTCTCGCTGGCGCTGCATCACCGCTGGGGCTGGCACGCGGAGTTCGTCGCGACCACGCCGGCGCTGGTGCTCGGTGGTGCGATCGCCGTCGTCGCGGTCGGCGAGCTGTGGCGGCGCGTCGATTTTCATTACGGCGGGTTGCTCGCGCTCGAGGCTCTCGTCGGAGCCGGTGGTCTCTACGCGTTCAAGCGACTACAGCCCGAGGAGTGGGCGGAAGCGATGACGCGCGTCGACGATCTGTTCTTTCGCGAGGGGGCGACCGAGACGGCGTCGCTGTTTGCGACGGAGTATTTCGTGATCTTCGGGCCGATGTACCAGCTCGGGATGGGGTTTTACCTCGCGCTCGCGGTGTTGGGCTGGGTCGCGTGGTTCGTCTCTCGGCGGTACGAGCCCGGCTGGTTGCTCGTCGGGACGTACACGGGGTATCTGCTCGTACTGGCGGGGATTCAGGTCCGCTTCGCCGGGCAGCTGGCGATCCCGCTGGCCGTACTGACGGGGCTCGGCGTCGTCCAGTTGCTCGCCGTCGTCGATCTGGCACGGACGCCGGTCCCGTTCCGCGGCTCGGACGGATCGGACGCCGGGGCTCGAGCTCGTGGGCCAGTCGCTGCCGACGGTGGTGAACGAACCGACGGTGAGAGCGAGCGAAGCGAGCGCGATCCGCATCGGAACGCTTTGCGTTCCGAGGACGGCGGGCGATCGATCGACACCTCGATCACGCTGCCGGACGGTCGGCGGATCGGCTACCTGTGCGGGATCGGGCTGCTCGTGTTCGGGCTGAGCCTGATCTACGTGCCCGGCCTGACGGCGGACGTGACACACGGTGAGGCGAAGATCGACGCGGTCAGCGCGATCGACGACCACGCCGAGACGGCGAACCGGTCCTACCCCGAAAACTACGTGTTGAGCGAATGGGGCGACAACCGTATGTACAACCACTTCGTGAACGGCGAGTCACGGAATTACGGGTATGCACGGGGTAATTACGGAGAGTTCCGGGCTAGTTCGGATCCAGATAGCCGGTACGAACAGTTCGACGGCCGGGTCGGCTACGTCGTGATCACCGACGTCGACAGCGAAGCACCGGCCGAGAGCGCGCAGATGCAGTTGCTCGAGGAGCACGGCGCGGGCGGTGAAAGCACTGACGGGTTGGCTCACTACCAGGCCCTGGCCGTCGACGACGAGGCTGCGGCGTTCGCCGTGGTTCCGGGGGCGACGCTCGAGATGCCCGGTGAGCTGGAATCGAACGTGACCGCGAGTACGACGGTCTCCGTGTCGGGCGACTCGTTCACCTACGAGCGATCAGTTGCCGTTGGAGACGATGGGCAGGCAGCAGTGACGGTTCCGTATGCCGGCGAGTACAGCGTCGGTAATCGAACGGCGACCGTCACTGAGGACGACGTACTGAACGGGAGCACTGTCGCACTCGAGTGAATCGCCGGCTCGAGAGGGCTCCGTTTTGATCATGAGTGACGATTCCGTTCTTGTGTAGGGGAAGTGACACACATAAGATCTTCGTAGATCATGGAAGGGGATGTCCGTGATCGAAGACGCGACGATCACGAGTAAAGGCCAGATCACCATTCCGAAACGGATCCGCGACAGACTCAAACTCGAGGAAGGAACAGAGGTAGAGTTCGTATTCGACGATAATGGCGGACTCGAATTCCGACAGAAAGAATCGGCGATGGTACGGATCCGCGACGTCCAGCGGACGCTCTCGTCGCACGATGTCGACCTTGAGGAGTTGCGTCGGGACCCTCGCGATCCGGCAGTCGGTAATAGATCCGGCCGTCGTCCTTGGCGATCCGCTCGAGTCGCCTTCAGGAGTGTCAACCTGAGCGCCGAGATCGTCCGTCCGCGACTCGAGGGTCGAGTCAGTCACGACGTTCACCTCCCTCCTCTCGGTCGGCTCCGTCGTCACTGTCGTCGCGATGACGGAACGCCTCCAGCGCCGCCTCGAGAAGACTCCTAACGGTCGTGATTCTTCCCGCCCGCGGGCCGCTTGTCGAGTCGCGACACCCGTCGGTCTCAAGCAGTCGCCGGAGCGCGGCGAGTTCGACCTGGAGTTCGCGACAGTGGCGTTTCACCGCGCCCATTTGGTCGCCGACTCGAGCCGGTCGTCGGCCGCGATCGACTCGCGCAGATTGGCCGTGTGGGTGTCGATCGCCTCGAGGATCGGTCGGTAGTCGGTTGCGTCTCCGTCGCTCAGGGTTTTTATTACCCCGCGAAGCCACTCTATCGGAATCTGAACCGACATGGCCACGAGATCGGTTATTCGACGGTTCGCCAGCGACTCCGCGAACTCAAGGTCAACGGCCTCCTCAAAAGAGTCGATGAAGCGGACTACTATCAGGTTAGTCAGAAAGGGAAGGACTATCTCGAGGGCGTACTCGATATTGAGGACCTTGAGTGAATCAGAGAAGGATATTTAGATTATGTCTTGGAAATACACATCACCCCACAATATTAATAAAATGCCTAACATAACGCCTCACCGAATGTGGGAGGTGTTGAGTGAATTCATCCACTTCCTGTGGAGATACTACCATTAATTTTATTAACAAAGCTACGTAGACAGCAAAGCCGATAGGTGGTACGACAATAAGGGAAAGAAAGGACGAATTTATAATTGAGGAAATGCCAAAAATAATCCCCCCAGATAGTACAACAGTACTTGTGATGTTTTTTATTTTTAAGTTTGATATTGGATTGAAACCTATTTTCTGTGCTGCGAATATATGGAACACTGCCATTGAACCGTAACTGATACTTGTTGCAATCGCAGCACCTGCAGTGCCATAGCGTGGAATGAGCAAAATGTTCAGACAAAAGTTGAGCAATGCAGAGCCACCAGTTGCTACGATTAATATTCGGATATCTCCCTTTCCTTGTCCTACAGCAAATATCGGACGAGCAAGGGCGAAGCCAAGCACACCAGGCAGTAGCAATAATAAGGGGAGAACAGCAGGCTCAAATTCAGAGCCAAAATACAGTGGTATAATGTCACTAGCAAGGGCTGCAAGCCCAAGTGCAAGTAAAATAACGAGCGAAAGATTATATCGTGTTATCCTAGACACGATATTCGTGATTTGATCCGTTTTGTTATCTGCCCACAATTCCGAAGTGGAGTGTAAGAGAACCATCTGTAGTGAAGTTGGAACAAACCACAAAAATTCAGCAATAACGAGCGCAGCACGGTAGTATCCAGTTTCCTCACTCCCAACAATTGATCTCAATAAAAGAATATCGACATGATAAAGTGATGCAGTCAAAAGGATCAAAACTACACTAAGAGTATTAAACGAGAGCAATTCTCGCTTCGGAATGCTAGACGGAATCCGACTGAAAACAACTCTACTGTCCATTTTTTGATGGAGTAGAGCAAATGCTATGGTTGCGATAGTAAAACTCGCAACGATATGTCCGATAAGCACTCCGGCAACCCCATAACCAAGATAGGCGAGTGAAAGACTAACAAGGCCAAAAAAGACCTTTTTGAAGACGCTCAGTGGTTCACTTCGATCTTCAAGTCCTAGACCCATCAAACCTCCACGAACAACAGAGTACGCTTGACGACTGATAATTAATACTCCAAGAAGATAAAAATACACAGTGAAATCTTCGCCAAACAGTTGCTTTGAAAATCCACCCCACGAGAGGGCCATGTATATGAACGATATAGCTAAAGCTAACCCAAAACCCATACGTATATAGAATCCAAAGACATGTTCAATCCAGTTTGGTTGTTCTCTGTCCTCTGCGATATATTTTCGCGTCCCATCGAAAATACCTGCATTAGCGACAATCATTGTAAGACTTAAAATAGAAAGAAGAAACGCATAATCTCCATATTGTGAACTTCCAAGAAATCTGACAAGGAATGGTGTTGTTAGGAAACTAATGAGTAATATAGTGACCTGTGCTCCGAGAATGGAGAGAAATCCCTGAAGAATATTTCTTCTCATCTCAGGTGATTATTTGATTGCTCGAATAAAGATTTCATTACCGCGCTCCGAGAGCTGTTCTATGTCAAATCCTGAATTTTCAAGAAATGCTTCCACTTCAGATACTGTATCTCCGAATTGCGGTAGCTTCTCTGGATGTACTTCGAGATAGATTAGCCGAACGTGTTCTTGAATTGCTTCCTGCAAGCCATGTAAGACCGACATTTCTGCACCCTCAACATCGATTTTTAGAACCGTTGGAGTAGGTAATTCACGTTGTTCAATAACTGAATCACCACTTTCCATCGCGACTTCAATCGTTTCTGTATCCTGTCCTGTAGCCATCGCATGTTCACCCTCGCCAGTTTCATCACCTGAAAGTGCAAAATCAACGGTCCCACTGGCATTTGAAAGCGCAACCTCAATGATCTCAGCGTTAAGATTGTTTACCTTAAGGTTTTCATGCAATCGTTTTACGTTCTGCGGCTCCGGCTCAAAAGCAACTGTTTGTTTCTCACCCACCTTTGAAGATACAAAACAAGTGTAGGTGCCAACATTTGCACCAATATCGTAAACAACGTCATTTGGCTTAAGTGATTTAAGGAAATCCTCTAAGATAGCCCGTTCGCCAGCAAGATTCTGGAAACGTATGAATTCGGTGAGGGTTTCCGTTTTGAATTCGATTCTATTCCCATTTATCGTATAAGATTGCACATCTCCTGAAAATTTATGGACCAATCTCCAGTATGGATTAAAGAGGAGTTTATCAAGACCAATTCGATCAATTATATGCCGGGTACGACCGCTATATATTATGCCTTTTACTTTCCGTAATAGTGCTTCTGGATTCACAATAGATAGCATATTCGCCATGGTTTAAGGGAAGTATGCAAGTTAATCGTTGTAAGGTTTGGCATGCTGGCCAGAGGAGATGGTCCCATTTATCTGATTGTTAAACAGAACAAGATACTACGGGTCCACTGTTTGCCATATGTCAAATATGTTTTCTGAAGCACAGTTCCTGAAGATAATTCTTAGTTTGGAGACGAAAAGCGTGGGATCCATACAATATAGGTAGTTTTCAATCGATATACTTGAACTTAGTCTACTTTTTATCTACGACGGACTCAAGAATGCCTTTGGCCATTCCTTTCCAAGTGAAGTTCTTACACACGTAAGATCGTCCAACACGCCCAGCATCACGCCGTTCGTCTCTCGATTGTGTCTGGAGGCGTTCAATAGCCACTTGTACTTCGTCAACAGACACTGAATCAACAACAACACCTGCATCAATCTCCCTTACAAACTCAAATTCCTCTTTCTGGCTTGTGATCACTGGCCGCTCACAAGAGAGATATTCGTAGCACTTGATCGGATTAGATGCTTTACCCGGACTAACAACACCATAGCCGGCATCAAAGGCAGCAATATACTTTGGTACGTTTTCATGATCAACTCTACCCGTAAACGTCACACGATTAGTTATTCCAAGGTCCGTTGCAAACTGTTCTAAGTTGTCTCGGAGTGTACCATCGCCGACGATTAAGAGATACACGTTATCGATACGTGCAGCCGCCTTAAACAACGTAGAGAGTTCGTGCCGTGGGGCTAACGACCCGACAAATCCGATAACGAACTTGTCTGTATTGATCCTGACTTCGGAGCGACTCTCCTCAAGAGGTTTCGGAGAAAATAGATTGGGATCAACTGCGTTTGGCAGTACTTTGACTGACGATTGTGATTCATCACGGTATGAGTCAACCCACTCTTTGAGTTCGTCGAACGCAACGTATACATGACTAGAGTTCCTTACATTCATTTTAACTATCTGCTCGATTAATCGACCAAACTTTGTCTCTCCGCGCTCATCGAATCGCCGAACCCAACCTCTGATTAGCAGAACATGAGAAATATCAAATATCCTGCATAAAGGTGCTGGGAAAATTGTGGAAGGAGACAACCGAGTCACCAGAAGGGATGGATCCTCTTCTCGAAGGAGTTGCCAGAGTTTTCGAAGGATACTAAATTCTACTTTAAGATGCCAGTATGGTGATCCTGGATTCGTCCTTGCTGGTAAAAGCACAAATTTGTCGACAGATTCTTTGAGTCGCTCCGGAACCTCTTCTTTAGGCTCAGGACAGAGAACAACAAGTGACTCATCTGAGACCGCACTAATACCTCTAATAATTTCGCGTGTAGCTACCCCACTTCCGGTGGTTTTTGAGAGATCAGCAACCGTCACGAAAACTATGCCACTCATTTGTATCCTAGGTCCTTTAATCGCTCTTCGACAATATCATCAGCGATTTTACTCTCAGTTTCCACTTGTTCCTCTACGAGAATCTCCCGGCGTTCTCCATCAACTACGAGCCAGGGAACCTTCACTAACTCTTTTGTGTAGATTCCGCGAGGATGACCCCACTCACGGATAGGGAATGGTGATGCCCGTTCTCCCACCATATTCCCATGGTCAGAAGTGATAACCGACTTTCCTTCTATATTGTTGATGAGATCTTTAACTGATGGGAGCGCTCGTTTTAGAGTCGTTATGTAGGCTTCCCAAAGCGAAGATCTATCGACTTCAAGTATTCCTTTCATTACTTCATCCCAACTAGCTGCTTCATCGGGCTTGAGAAACAGTTGGCTGTTATCAAATCC containing:
- a CDS encoding sugar phosphate nucleotidyltransferase: MSIRSAVVLAAGEGKRLRPLTTHRPKPMLPAATKPILEHVFDALVDAGITEITVVVGYGRTHVQSHFGSTYRDASLDYVIQDKQLGSGHALLAAESEVSEPRLVVNGDQLVAQRIITDVREAHVGTDAIATLGLIRDAAVEEYGGVILDDDGQIAEVVERPRDDRSYHLNAGVYAFEPALFEYLRGPEPHLNEYSLVDGLANAIAADESVRGIPSDGIWIDATYPWDLLDVTATLLESNDGVESRVSPDAQVHESATLLEPVVIGPDCVVGPGAVVGPTVALGENATIGANAVVENSVVDADARVGANATLVDCVTGRRVRIGAGSTVVGGPGDVRVGSTIYEDAPLGAVIADRVHDDGGVTYAPGTIIGPNADLTAGTRVAGVIDGGAEVQ
- the glmS gene encoding glutamine--fructose-6-phosphate transaminase (isomerizing); translated protein: MCGIVGYVGAPDGAAAVDIVLDGLSTLEYRGYDSAGLAVPSPSLAVHKAKGELEALEDTVPRGDLAGALTGIGHTRWSTHGEPSDVNAHPHTDEAGRVAVVHNGIIENYQRLRDDLTEAGVAFRSETDTEVVPHLIGRYLDRGAAPEDAFRRSIDQLEGSYAIAAVFDGSETVYAARQDSPLVVGVGETGTYLASDVPAFVRHTDRVCYLENGDFARLTGNKAVITDDDGNPVDRPTETVAWDPEDAEKSGYDHYMLKEIHEQPSALRQCLRGRIDDLEGTVTLEDLDGLAHDGPVQFVACGTSYHAALVGAERLRRTGIPAQVFLASEYATDRVPVGADTLVVGVTQSGETADTLRALREAARAGATTLAVTNTVGSSAARECDHALYIRAGPEIGVAATKTFASQQLALDLLAAALGDGSDRAALKALRDIPGQVQTILETSDARAVAEAFVDADGYFFIGRGYHYPVALEGALKMKEITYRHAEGFAAGELKHGPLALVTENTPVFAVVTGDDEAARKTIGNVKEVEARDAPVVAITDGESDVTRYADHVLEIPAIDELSASVLANVQLQLVAYWVANQLGRSIDKPRNLAKSVTVE
- a CDS encoding undecaprenyl-diphosphate phosphatase, giving the protein MSRIELLVAILAGIVQGIVEWLPVSSQGNLALFLTVVGTDPGVAVQLALFMQVGTTLSAATYYRAEIAAAVRAVPSWRPDAAYDGANAIPSYIVVATAMTGLVGIPLYVFAVDLAGRLTGGVFIAAIGVLLVLTGVLQLVSESVSMGIRDAPTLSDSVLVGAVQGVAILPGISRSGVTTSALLFRSYDPPAAFRLSFLLSIPASLGAAALTMAGAGGLPGIEPVPALAALGVSAVVGYLTIDALMRIVDRVPFWLVCFGLGGLAIVGGGVVAVVV
- a CDS encoding HVO_A0556 family zinc finger protein, translating into MQLTNDETGTYPVLEALEGERCSFCDRGRLVRGSYKGNAAVICDTCETPGAQLW
- a CDS encoding MFS transporter, with product MPTDDDADHLGDATASFLADHEDGEGALEAALAVDADHETWTFDDVDLDSGTFGELVSRGIVETVDDEYRVADADVVGAVLTGDELESAAGDDGVTVDLGLEQFRNAVDPRALAALLGALLVVAAARMTAYRSVFQQGYVVSPGNDPYYFRYWMERLVAETSGPTEYGILVDPPHSVAIKRPFAHATNWFVAELLGGGQGAADTVAAWLPVVASVALGLVIYKITVLLTRDVRVGISSVLVFAVTPIHAVYTGLGFIDHQLHQYFWLGITLLTLTWLAVDLQRRLEAGAEPQASVRAQLRTPLTWVVALVFGCSVAAGIHAWGGSPLLLLPLAGYVALRVAMDARANVSPVLANLPLLAGLALGSWLSLALHHRWGWHAEFVATTPALVLGGAIAVVAVGELWRRVDFHYGGLLALEALVGAGGLYAFKRLQPEEWAEAMTRVDDLFFREGATETASLFATEYFVIFGPMYQLGMGFYLALAVLGWVAWFVSRRYEPGWLLVGTYTGYLLVLAGIQVRFAGQLAIPLAVLTGLGVVQLLAVVDLARTPVPFRGSDGSDAGARARGPVAADGGERTDGESERSERDPHRNALRSEDGGRSIDTSITLPDGRRIGYLCGIGLLVFGLSLIYVPGLTADVTHGEAKIDAVSAIDDHAETANRSYPENYVLSEWGDNRMYNHFVNGESRNYGYARGNYGEFRASSDPDSRYEQFDGRVGYVVITDVDSEAPAESAQMQLLEEHGAGGESTDGLAHYQALAVDDEAAAFAVVPGATLEMPGELESNVTASTTVSVSGDSFTYERSVAVGDDGQAAVTVPYAGEYSVGNRTATVTEDDVLNGSTVALE
- a CDS encoding AbrB/MazE/SpoVT family DNA-binding domain-containing protein, whose product is MSVIEDATITSKGQITIPKRIRDRLKLEEGTEVEFVFDDNGGLEFRQKESAMVRIRDVQRTLSSHDVDLEELRRDPRDPAVGNRSGRRPWRSARVAFRSVNLSAEIVRPRLEGRVSHDVHLPPLGRLRRHCRRDDGTPPAPPREDS
- a CDS encoding oligosaccharide flippase family protein, yielding MRRNILQGFLSILGAQVTILLISFLTTPFLVRFLGSSQYGDYAFLLSILSLTMIVANAGIFDGTRKYIAEDREQPNWIEHVFGFYIRMGFGLALAISFIYMALSWGGFSKQLFGEDFTVYFYLLGVLIISRQAYSVVRGGLMGLGLEDRSEPLSVFKKVFFGLVSLSLAYLGYGVAGVLIGHIVASFTIATIAFALLHQKMDSRVVFSRIPSSIPKRELLSFNTLSVVLILLTASLYHVDILLLRSIVGSEETGYYRAALVIAEFLWFVPTSLQMVLLHSTSELWADNKTDQITNIVSRITRYNLSLVILLALGLAALASDIIPLYFGSEFEPAVLPLLLLLPGVLGFALARPIFAVGQGKGDIRILIVATGGSALLNFCLNILLIPRYGTAGAAIATSISYGSMAVFHIFAAQKIGFNPISNLKIKNITSTVVLSGGIIFGISSIINSSFLSLIVVPPIGFAVYVALLIKLMVVSPQEVDEFTQHLPHSVRRYVRHFINIVG